The following are encoded together in the Citrus sinensis cultivar Valencia sweet orange chromosome 1, DVS_A1.0, whole genome shotgun sequence genome:
- the LOC102631419 gene encoding uncharacterized protein LOC102631419, whose product MNFFKSVFSKDPEPSESENPDPNPNLNSVWGSVIESYKKDFEDFRSGLKKETAVIREAASRAVKDLPASFEIGASVAQESLESVGQAIDDISSTVWKSTADIISQGKRNLLTESQDQYDSGSDNNINNNSRSGSRRLSDVKIYSRFEMQLNSLQSNYDTYCKEPEDLEEFGSWKLGFKLDGERMVEIEKLLKENGVIGEIYREVVLNNEVVDEETFWSRYFYGVHKLKQAEEARARLVNRVISMDEDEDLSWDFDDDDESGVSMIKGESSGNLEPKEGDSAENLVNENDVEKSGNGNSGSEENSSEKSVVVKEKAENVDSCKDSDVSVVSSQPSMPEEEDLGWDEIEDIRSNDENKGDAVSSVSRADLRKQLNAAEEDEDLSWDIEDDDQPVKS is encoded by the coding sequence ATGAATTTCTTCAAGTCCGTGTTCTCTAAAGATCCAGAACCCTCTGAGTCGGAAAACCCGGACCCGAATCCGAATTTGAACTCAGTATGGGGCTCGGTGATCGAATCCTACAAAAAGGACTTCGAGGATTTCCGATCCGGCCTGAAAAAGGAGACCGCTGTGATCCGCGAGGCCGCCTCGCGCGCCGTCAAGGACTTACCTGCGTCCTTCGAGATCGGCGCCTCCGTCGCGCAAGAGTCGCTGGAGTCTGTCGGCCAAGCCATCGACGACATCAGCTCCACCGTCTGGAAATCGACGGCTGATATTATCTCTCAGGGTAAGCGCAATCTCTTAACCGAATCACAAGATCAATACGATTCTGGTtctgataataatattaataataatagtcgaAGTGGTAGCAGACGGTTGAGTgatgttaaaatttatagtcGTTTTGAAATGCAATTGAATTCGCTTCAGAGCAATTACGATACGTATTGTAAGGAACCGGAGGATTTAGAAGAGTTTGGGAGTTGGAAATTAGGTTTTAAGTTGGATGGTGAGAGAATGGTTGAAATTGAGAAACTGCTCAAGGAAAATGGGGTTATTGGAGAGATTTATAGGGAGGTTGTGTTGAATAATGAAGTTGTTGATGAAGAAACATTTTGGAGTAGGTATTTTTATGGGGTGCATAAGTTGAAACAAGCGGAGGAGGCGAGAGCTAGGCTGGTGAACAGAGTCATTTCTatggatgaggatgaggattTGAGTTGGGATTttgatgacgatgatgagAGTGGTGTGTCTATGATTAAGGGTGAATCAAGTGGAAATTTGGAGCCGAAGGAGGGAGACTCGGCTGAGAATTTAGTCAATGAGAATGATGTTGAGAAGTCAGGGAATGGAAATTCTGGGAGCGAGGAAAATAGTAGTGAGAAATCTGTGGTTGTGAAGGAGAAGGCAGAGAATGTTGATTCGTGCAAAGATAGTGATGTGTCGGTGGTCTCAAGCCAACCGTCTATGCCTGAGGAGGAAGATCTTGGGTGGGATGAGATTGAGGATATTAGGAGCAATGATGAGAATAAGGGTGATGCTGTCAGCAGCGTGAGTAGAGCTGATTTGCGAAAGCAGTTGAATGCTGCTGAGGAAGATGAGGATTTGAGCTGGGATATTGAAGATGACGATCAACCAGTTAAATCATGA
- the LOC102606814 gene encoding 50S ribosomal protein L22, chloroplastic-like, which yields MMISSTTRILLPSPPPTCLATRQLGHNPLILRRDQAGFTSRTDFSRKLSHTHNEIFNSKKIISSAQKRGISPPNNRNKTNKKAEVSASARYLHMSAHKARRVIDQIRGRSYEETLMILELMPYRACYPILKLVYSAAANGIHNLGFNEASLVIVKAEVNEASSAKRPRPKAQGRVHMIKRPTCHITVVLRDMSLDDEYAVS from the coding sequence ATGATGATATCCAGCACGACTCGTATCCTCCTCCCCTCTCCGCCGCCAACATGTTTGGCCACCAGGCAACTGGGTCACAACCCATTAATTCTCCGCCGGGATCAGGCTGGTTTTACTTCAAGAACAGATTTTTCTCGCAAACTTTCTCACACCcacaatgaaatttttaattccaaGAAAATAATCAGCAGTGCCCAAAAGAGAGGAATATCGCCGCCGAACAACAGAAACAAGACCAACAAGAAGGCAGAAGTGTCTGCTTCAGCTCGATATCTGCACATGTCTGCTCACAAAGCCCGAAGGGTAATTGATCAGATTCGTGGACGTTCTTACGAGGAAACCCTTATGATACTCGAACTCATGCCTTATCGAGCATGTTATCccattttaaaattggtttaTTCTGCAGCAGCAAATGGTATTCACAATCTGGGTTTCAACGAGGCCAGTTTAGTCATCGTCAAAGCGGAAGTGAACGAGGCTTCTTCTGCTAAAAGACCGAGACCTAAAGCTCAAGGGAGGGTTCATATGATCAAAAGACCCACTTGTCATATCACTGTTGTGTTAAGAGACATGTCTTTAGATGATGAATATGCGGTTTCCTAA